In one Deinococcus detaillensis genomic region, the following are encoded:
- a CDS encoding universal stress protein, with amino-acid sequence MPNNDSDQATSQSYHRILVATGGAAHSQKAVERAIGLAQQFGAVLDVVVVVPTQRGVMASMAAGIPGSGEMEEQIAQSLHDVREAHLKAVVARAEQAGLTVHPHLRSAARAADVILDMAAETGADLIVLGRRHTTALSANLAGSVGLSVSRAALVDVLITH; translated from the coding sequence ATGCCAAACAATGACTCAGATCAGGCCACGTCCCAGAGCTATCACCGGATTCTGGTGGCGACGGGCGGCGCGGCCCACTCTCAAAAAGCAGTGGAACGGGCCATTGGTTTGGCCCAGCAGTTTGGAGCGGTGCTGGACGTGGTCGTGGTGGTGCCCACTCAGCGCGGCGTGATGGCCAGTATGGCCGCCGGTATTCCGGGCAGCGGCGAAATGGAAGAGCAGATTGCCCAGAGCCTCCACGACGTTCGTGAGGCCCATCTGAAGGCGGTGGTGGCCCGCGCCGAACAAGCCGGTTTGACCGTTCATCCTCACCTTCGCAGCGCTGCCAGAGCCGCCGACGTGATTTTGGATATGGCCGCCGAAACGGGAGCTGACCTTATTGTGCTGGGCAGGCGGCACACCACTGCCCTGAGCGCCAACTTGGCGGGCAGTGTGGGACTGAGCGTAAGCCGCGCCGCGCTGGTGGA